From the genome of Verrucomicrobiia bacterium, one region includes:
- the hemW gene encoding radical SAM family heme chaperone HemW → MPVTPAVESLYVHVPFCAQKCEYCAFYSEASNGALINRYVRALERELEIVAADLRPRTVFFGGGTPSLLNLKQWETLLLAMQRLSLLGAAEFTVECNPATISLDKARLLRAFGVNRISMGVQSFDETLLQRLGRIHSRAMVFKSFDILRQAGFDNLNLDLMFAIPGQTLAIWRATLDEALALGSEHLSCYEVIYEEDTPLYAQLQAGQFDVDENLACDMFEELVHRSAAAGFQQYEIANFARSAPGDQSASALPHSDPLLPTRACQHNVNYWRGGDFHGLGPSATGYVRGVRTKNWANTQLYCDQLEKGQRAIESRETLPPLQRAGETAAFGLRMNAGWPFTQFEQVTGMDLRRDWQADMTALVGKGWAQLSADRFQLTPQGLRFADAAAEIFLR, encoded by the coding sequence ATGCCGGTCACGCCCGCAGTCGAGAGCCTCTATGTTCATGTGCCGTTTTGCGCCCAAAAGTGCGAGTATTGCGCATTCTATTCCGAGGCTTCCAACGGCGCTCTGATCAATCGCTACGTTCGCGCGCTCGAACGCGAATTGGAAATCGTGGCGGCGGATTTACGACCGCGCACGGTCTTTTTCGGTGGCGGCACGCCTTCCCTGCTCAATCTCAAACAGTGGGAAACCCTGCTGCTGGCCATGCAGCGACTCAGCCTGCTCGGAGCCGCTGAGTTCACGGTGGAATGTAACCCCGCCACCATTTCGTTGGACAAGGCCAGACTGCTGCGCGCGTTTGGCGTCAATCGCATTTCCATGGGCGTGCAGTCGTTCGATGAAACCCTATTGCAGCGTTTGGGGCGCATTCATTCGCGAGCAATGGTTTTCAAATCCTTCGATATTTTGCGGCAGGCCGGATTTGACAATCTGAACCTGGATCTCATGTTCGCGATTCCCGGTCAAACCCTGGCCATCTGGCGGGCCACTCTTGATGAGGCGCTCGCGCTCGGCAGTGAGCATTTATCCTGTTATGAGGTGATCTACGAGGAAGACACACCGCTTTATGCGCAACTGCAAGCCGGACAATTTGACGTGGATGAAAATCTCGCGTGCGACATGTTCGAGGAGTTGGTGCATCGCTCCGCCGCCGCCGGATTTCAGCAATACGAAATCGCCAACTTCGCCCGGTCGGCGCCGGGCGATCAAAGCGCGAGCGCGTTGCCGCATTCCGACCCGCTGTTGCCGACTCGGGCCTGCCAGCACAATGTGAACTATTGGCGCGGCGGAGACTTTCACGGTTTGGGACCCAGCGCGACTGGTTACGTTCGCGGCGTGCGGACAAAAAATTGGGCCAACACCCAGCTCTATTGCGATCAATTGGAAAAAGGTCAGCGCGCCATTGAATCGCGGGAGACGTTGCCGCCGTTGCAACGCGCCGGAGAGACCGCTGCCTTCGGGTTGCGCATGAACGCTGGCTGGCCGTTTACCCAATTCGAGCAGGTCACGGGCATGGATCTGCGGCGCGATTGGCAGGCGGACATGACGGCGTTGGTGGGCAAGGGCTGGGCGCAACTTTCCGCGGATCGTTTTCAACTGACCCCGCAGGGACTCCGTTTCGCCGATGCCGCCGCCGAAATTTTTCTGCGTTAA
- the rsmI gene encoding 16S rRNA (cytidine(1402)-2'-O)-methyltransferase — protein METRSLPPLTPATLYLVATPIGNLEDITLRAIRVLRECDVVAAEDTRRTGQLLKHLELTKPLVSYFQFNEARRAEEILQRLARGEKVALVTDAGSPGISDPGERVVRAALAAGFRVEAVPGACALVAALTASGLPTDEFHFIGFLPHKSGQRLRQLGALATTPGTLVLYESPYRIEKLLGELREVFPERQIVLARELTKKFEEFLRGTATELLAQAQSRSWKGEFVVLIAPAGYNAPPIHQ, from the coding sequence ATGGAAACCCGATCGCTGCCTCCGCTCACGCCCGCCACGCTTTATCTGGTGGCCACGCCGATTGGCAATCTGGAAGACATCACCCTGCGGGCGATTCGCGTGTTGCGTGAATGTGATGTGGTGGCGGCGGAGGACACGCGACGCACGGGGCAACTGCTGAAACATCTGGAACTGACCAAACCTTTGGTGAGCTATTTCCAGTTTAATGAAGCCCGGCGCGCCGAGGAAATTCTTCAGCGTTTGGCGCGCGGAGAGAAAGTCGCGCTGGTGACCGATGCGGGCAGTCCTGGCATCAGTGATCCGGGCGAGCGGGTGGTTCGCGCCGCGCTCGCCGCCGGCTTTCGCGTGGAAGCCGTACCCGGGGCTTGCGCGTTGGTGGCGGCGTTGACCGCCAGCGGTTTGCCGACCGACGAATTCCACTTCATCGGTTTTCTCCCGCACAAATCCGGGCAACGCCTGCGGCAGTTGGGAGCGCTTGCGACCACGCCCGGCACGTTGGTGCTTTACGAATCGCCTTACCGCATCGAAAAACTTTTGGGCGAATTACGCGAAGTATTTCCCGAGCGTCAAATCGTGCTGGCGCGGGAGCTGACGAAAAAATTTGAGGAATTTTTGCGTGGCACCGCGACTGAGCTTTTGGCTCAGGCGCAATCGCGATCGTGGAAAGGCGAGTTTGTGGTGTTGATAGCCCCGGCTGGATACAACGCTCCACCAATCCATCAGTGA
- a CDS encoding c-type cytochrome yields MHNTATSDDSINAARAPRSDTPPGNFSFIASGGARKISRLQAVVLFCITLTVALPSRAFESPASPESALAAFQHDPEVRVELVAAEPLVFQPCALAWDTAGRLFVVENRDYPTGPAPGQPSAAAIVRLDDTDGDGRMDRRTLFATNLTYPNGLMPWNGGLIVTCAPDILFLKDTDGDGYADVQRVLLTGFSTNGSTQLRVSHPLLGPDGWIYITSGLTRPGKISAPEHPGRPAVDIGTDARFNPFTLEIEPVGGRGQFGQTFDEAGNRFHCMNRVHIQQTVIAPRYLARNPNYTGADAVQNVPETMVTDLLGGANQNFAARLYPISENLTTADSHVGTFTAACAVHVYRGNALPAQYRGDAFACDPTANLVHRDRLTEVGPTFASRMVNEGREFLASPDDWFRPVFLADGPDGALYVCDMYRKTIEHPDYLPVEVRKRTDFTSGRNRGRIWRITGLNAKSRPPTEPWPAQASREALVQMLGQANVWQRETAQRLLIESPGSEAFRAIEAAWPLPDAAELEQRGNILRAEGWSAFATNTDSGADLFRLNALRTLAILTTQATNNQFTRFTATSAREEAHQQLAKHVQAAALAANPLLRENAWRVVAEHPWSGAHIPMELLPQLATDPNPRARFWLALSLNAHFASKARIDPITVLAQLASRDGQDRWMRAAMLSGLDPQTQSAWRLARELVQRTESPAPVEFWSDLGQVLGAEQLEAATTNLCDLLAPPDVPATPWRIAALEGVLESARRRGTTASLPAAVQNRFTPVAAQLAATHSESVATRKAAIGFLASVDPAAATTALLPRLTASEPTELQTAAVRALTSLPSETAVQELLRLEHWNTLSPNTRGAALTALLAQPRHTRELLAAMAAQRLPENMLSHAQREALRHHRDAEIRETARQLFAAAATGDRMAAYEKARAVLELTGQAVNGHKVFATHCASCHRLDREGYNVGPDLLGIRNQPKESILLHIVHPNYEVVAGFNACTIECQDGRELTGLIIGETPTSVTLRQAQGLEETVPRSGISRLTVGQLSLMPEGLEEAMTPQELADLLACLKGE; encoded by the coding sequence ATGCACAACACAGCGACATCCGACGATTCAATCAACGCCGCCCGGGCGCCGCGATCCGACACGCCGCCCGGCAATTTCTCTTTCATCGCCAGCGGTGGCGCACGAAAAATTTCGAGACTTCAAGCCGTCGTATTGTTTTGCATCACCTTGACCGTCGCGCTCCCAAGTCGCGCCTTTGAAAGTCCGGCGTCCCCCGAGTCAGCTCTGGCCGCGTTCCAGCACGATCCCGAGGTTCGCGTGGAATTAGTTGCTGCCGAACCGCTGGTATTTCAACCGTGCGCGTTGGCCTGGGACACCGCCGGACGTTTGTTTGTGGTCGAGAATCGTGATTACCCCACCGGTCCGGCGCCAGGGCAGCCGTCCGCAGCAGCCATCGTCCGTCTCGACGACACCGACGGCGACGGGCGCATGGATCGGCGCACCCTTTTCGCCACGAACCTCACCTATCCCAACGGTTTGATGCCCTGGAATGGCGGGCTGATCGTCACCTGCGCCCCGGATATTTTATTTCTCAAGGACACCGATGGCGACGGGTACGCGGACGTGCAACGCGTGTTGCTCACGGGGTTCTCGACCAATGGCAGCACACAATTGCGGGTCAGTCATCCTCTCCTCGGACCGGACGGTTGGATTTACATCACCAGCGGCCTGACGCGTCCGGGCAAAATTTCCGCTCCGGAACATCCCGGGCGGCCTGCCGTGGACATCGGCACCGACGCGCGGTTTAATCCTTTCACCTTGGAAATTGAACCGGTGGGCGGACGCGGTCAGTTCGGTCAAACCTTCGACGAGGCGGGAAATCGGTTTCATTGCATGAACCGGGTGCATATTCAGCAAACCGTCATTGCTCCGCGCTATCTGGCGCGCAACCCGAACTACACCGGGGCGGACGCCGTGCAAAATGTGCCGGAAACCATGGTGACGGACCTGCTCGGCGGGGCGAACCAGAACTTTGCCGCGCGCTTGTATCCGATCAGTGAAAACCTCACCACCGCGGATTCGCATGTGGGCACGTTCACGGCCGCCTGCGCCGTGCATGTATATCGCGGAAACGCGTTGCCGGCCCAATACCGTGGTGACGCATTCGCGTGCGACCCAACCGCCAACCTGGTGCATCGCGATCGGCTCACGGAGGTCGGACCAACTTTCGCTTCGCGCATGGTCAACGAAGGCCGCGAGTTTCTGGCCTCACCCGACGATTGGTTTCGCCCGGTTTTCCTCGCGGACGGTCCGGACGGCGCCCTTTACGTGTGCGACATGTATCGCAAAACCATTGAGCATCCGGATTACCTGCCGGTGGAGGTGCGCAAGCGAACGGATTTCACTTCCGGACGTAATCGAGGCCGCATCTGGCGCATCACCGGATTGAACGCCAAATCCCGTCCGCCAACTGAACCCTGGCCAGCCCAAGCGTCCCGCGAAGCGCTGGTGCAAATGCTGGGGCAGGCCAACGTCTGGCAACGCGAAACCGCGCAACGGCTCCTGATCGAGTCGCCCGGTTCTGAAGCGTTTCGTGCGATTGAAGCGGCGTGGCCATTACCAGATGCAGCGGAACTCGAACAACGCGGCAACATCTTGCGGGCTGAAGGTTGGAGCGCTTTTGCTACCAACACGGATTCGGGCGCAGACCTGTTTAGACTCAATGCGCTGCGTACGCTGGCTATTTTGACCACGCAAGCGACGAACAACCAGTTCACCCGTTTCACGGCGACGTCAGCCAGGGAAGAAGCACACCAACAACTGGCGAAACATGTTCAGGCTGCCGCACTCGCGGCCAATCCGCTGCTTCGCGAAAATGCGTGGCGCGTCGTTGCGGAACATCCCTGGAGCGGCGCTCACATTCCTATGGAGTTGTTGCCTCAACTTGCGACGGACCCGAATCCGCGCGCGCGATTTTGGCTGGCTCTAAGCCTCAACGCCCATTTCGCTAGCAAAGCCAGAATTGATCCCATCACGGTGTTGGCGCAACTCGCCAGCCGTGACGGCCAGGATCGTTGGATGCGCGCCGCCATGCTGAGCGGTCTCGATCCTCAAACGCAGTCGGCATGGCGGCTGGCGCGAGAACTCGTTCAGCGGACTGAGTCACCCGCACCGGTAGAATTTTGGTCGGACTTGGGCCAGGTATTGGGAGCGGAACAACTTGAAGCGGCCACCACCAATTTATGCGATTTGCTGGCGCCGCCCGACGTGCCCGCGACGCCGTGGCGAATTGCCGCGCTGGAAGGGGTATTGGAATCAGCGCGACGCCGTGGAACAACGGCTTCGTTACCCGCCGCAGTGCAAAACCGTTTTACCCCGGTTGCCGCGCAGCTTGCTGCCACCCACTCGGAATCGGTGGCGACGCGGAAAGCGGCGATTGGCTTCCTCGCCAGTGTGGACCCAGCGGCGGCCACGACTGCGTTGCTGCCACGACTCACCGCCAGCGAACCGACAGAGTTACAAACCGCCGCCGTGCGGGCGCTCACCAGTCTGCCGAGCGAAACGGCGGTGCAGGAATTATTGCGATTGGAACATTGGAACACCTTATCGCCCAATACGCGGGGCGCCGCATTAACGGCCTTGCTCGCGCAACCACGACATACGCGGGAATTGTTGGCCGCAATGGCGGCACAACGGTTGCCGGAAAATATGTTAAGCCACGCTCAACGCGAAGCGTTGCGCCATCATCGTGACGCGGAGATTCGTGAAACCGCGCGCCAATTATTTGCCGCGGCAGCGACCGGTGATCGCATGGCGGCTTACGAAAAAGCGCGCGCCGTACTCGAGCTGACCGGTCAGGCAGTCAATGGACACAAGGTGTTCGCGACTCATTGCGCCTCCTGCCATCGGCTGGATCGAGAGGGTTACAATGTCGGTCCGGATTTGCTGGGCATCCGCAATCAACCCAAGGAAAGCATCCTGTTGCACATCGTGCATCCGAACTACGAAGTCGTGGCCGGGTTCAACGCCTGCACCATCGAATGTCAGGACGGACGAGAGTTGACCGGTTTGATCATCGGTGAAACGCCGACGAGCGTGACGTTGCGCCAGGCCCAGGGACTGGAGGAAACCGTGCCGCGCTCGGGAATCAGCCGGCTGACGGTCGGTCAGTTATCGCTCATGCCCGAAGGATTGGAAGAAGCCATGACCCCGCAGGAGCTGGCCGATTTGCTGGCCTGTCTAAAAGGAGAGTGA
- a CDS encoding glycoside hydrolase N-terminal domain-containing protein: MNQSFKSLLAALALSATSLWADEFLPPASLNLQLAAPIRTWDEAVPLGNGAMGVLLWGETNTLRLSLDRGDLWDERPSRRFTEVRSQFNWRTMQQLVASNRMDEFNDIFDSNYDYNGPPTKLPAGRVEITLDASQTVAAFELNLATAEGRIQFNDDTEGRMFVDANSVSAPVALLRLAGPPLKAVRIQSPESVKKLGYPAPRTGASQDSCWFEQSAADGFAYAVYAAWRRVGQTTLLAVTVATRDEGKRPQAVAQRRVEKALRTGYENLLRKHTRWWADFWDHSRVVVPEPHLLRHYYLVRYFYGAASRRGAPPMPLQGVWTADAGELPPWKGDYHNDLNTQMTYMGYQAAGQFDEGATFLDLLWDLLPTFRTFAKDFYDAPGAAVPGVMSRKGQALGGWGQYSLSPTMGAWNAHLFYLHWRYTSDERFLRTRAYPWCREIGVCLLSLLKPDANGMLKLPLSSSPEVFDNRRQAFLIPNSNYDLMSLRILFRALEEMATAAGHPDDAAQWVKADRQLGDWHALADGTLLLDEQTALPESHRHLSNLMGLYPFNLVTVETGARDQQIIEASLKQWRGLGTQLWCGYSFTWMAALSARVGQPEEALRNLDIYSRAFILRNGFHANGDQTGNGFSNFSYRPFTLEGNFLALAAIHEMLLQSWSATPGSGDWGVLRIFPATPWRWHDASFDDLRAEGGHRVSARRENNATTWLRVVAGRDGRLRIRDNFGGRQPNWDRPDVRKVGENFEITLKRGQVLTATLPKPATVPETPADAAQPVVIRPR, from the coding sequence ATGAACCAGTCATTTAAATCATTGCTAGCGGCCCTCGCGCTGAGCGCCACCTCGTTGTGGGCGGACGAGTTTCTCCCGCCCGCCTCCCTCAATCTGCAACTGGCCGCGCCCATCCGGACCTGGGATGAGGCCGTGCCGCTCGGCAACGGCGCGATGGGCGTCCTGCTCTGGGGCGAAACCAATACGCTGCGGTTGTCGCTGGATCGCGGCGATCTTTGGGATGAACGTCCGTCCCGACGCTTCACCGAAGTGCGGTCGCAATTTAACTGGCGCACCATGCAACAACTCGTCGCCAGCAATCGCATGGACGAGTTCAACGACATCTTCGATTCGAATTACGATTACAACGGGCCGCCCACCAAACTTCCCGCCGGACGTGTCGAGATTACGCTCGACGCATCACAAACCGTCGCCGCCTTCGAGCTGAACCTCGCCACGGCGGAAGGCCGGATCCAATTCAACGACGACACGGAAGGCCGGATGTTTGTGGATGCGAACTCGGTGTCGGCTCCAGTCGCGTTGCTGCGTCTGGCCGGGCCGCCCCTGAAAGCGGTTCGGATTCAGTCGCCGGAATCCGTCAAGAAACTCGGTTATCCCGCGCCCCGAACGGGTGCCTCCCAGGATTCCTGTTGGTTTGAACAATCGGCCGCCGACGGTTTTGCGTATGCCGTTTACGCCGCCTGGCGCCGCGTCGGCCAAACCACATTGTTGGCGGTGACGGTCGCCACCCGCGACGAAGGCAAGCGTCCACAGGCCGTCGCGCAACGGCGCGTGGAAAAAGCGTTGCGAACCGGCTACGAAAACTTGTTGCGCAAACACACCCGCTGGTGGGCTGATTTCTGGGATCACTCGCGGGTCGTCGTGCCCGAGCCACACCTCCTGCGGCACTACTATCTCGTGCGCTATTTCTACGGCGCGGCGTCACGGCGCGGCGCGCCGCCGATGCCGTTGCAAGGCGTCTGGACGGCGGACGCGGGTGAATTGCCACCGTGGAAGGGCGATTATCATAACGACCTGAATACGCAGATGACTTACATGGGTTATCAAGCAGCGGGCCAGTTTGATGAGGGCGCAACCTTTCTCGACCTGCTCTGGGATTTGTTGCCCACGTTCCGCACGTTCGCGAAGGATTTCTACGACGCGCCCGGCGCGGCGGTGCCCGGAGTGATGAGTCGCAAAGGTCAGGCGCTTGGCGGCTGGGGTCAATACAGCCTCTCGCCCACCATGGGCGCGTGGAACGCGCACTTGTTCTATCTGCACTGGCGATACACGAGCGATGAACGCTTCCTCCGCACCCGCGCTTATCCGTGGTGTCGTGAAATCGGCGTTTGCCTGTTGAGTTTGCTCAAACCGGACGCGAACGGCATGCTGAAACTGCCACTGTCCAGTTCACCCGAAGTCTTCGACAACCGCCGCCAGGCATTTCTGATTCCCAACAGCAACTACGATCTGATGTCGCTGCGCATCTTGTTCCGGGCGCTCGAGGAAATGGCCACCGCCGCCGGCCACCCGGACGACGCGGCTCAGTGGGTAAAGGCGGACCGGCAATTGGGCGATTGGCACGCCCTGGCGGACGGCACGTTGTTGCTTGATGAACAAACCGCGCTGCCCGAAAGCCACCGGCATCTCTCGAACCTGATGGGCTTGTATCCCTTCAACCTGGTGACGGTCGAGACGGGCGCGCGCGACCAACAGATCATCGAGGCTTCGCTGAAACAATGGCGTGGACTCGGCACGCAGTTGTGGTGCGGTTACTCTTTCACCTGGATGGCCGCTCTTTCCGCGCGTGTGGGACAGCCGGAGGAAGCGCTGCGCAATCTGGATATTTACTCGCGCGCCTTTATTCTGCGGAACGGCTTTCACGCCAATGGCGATCAAACCGGGAACGGCTTCAGCAACTTCAGCTACCGCCCATTCACACTGGAGGGAAATTTCCTCGCGCTGGCCGCAATCCACGAAATGTTGCTGCAAAGCTGGAGCGCCACCCCTGGCAGCGGCGATTGGGGCGTCCTCCGAATTTTCCCCGCGACGCCGTGGCGCTGGCATGACGCCTCATTCGATGACCTGCGCGCGGAAGGCGGTCACCGGGTTTCAGCCCGGCGCGAAAACAACGCCACCACCTGGCTGCGCGTGGTCGCCGGGCGCGACGGTCGGCTCCGCATCCGCGATAACTTTGGCGGGCGGCAGCCCAACTGGGATCGGCCAGACGTGCGGAAAGTTGGTGAGAATTTTGAAATCACCCTCAAACGCGGACAGGTGCTCACCGCCACTCTCCCCAAACCGGCAACTGTTCCGGAGACGCCAGCGGATGCGGCCCAACCCGTCGTCATTCGCCCGCGTTAA